In the genome of Pelobacter seleniigenes DSM 18267, one region contains:
- a CDS encoding acyl-[ACP]--phospholipid O-acyltransferase yields MTRKLTTSFNWLNATQFFGALNDNLLKLLIVFYLIAVKGPDSAAMVAATAGGLFVVPFLLFSAPAGALADRLSKRTIVVAMKGAECLIALLAVLAFAVGSATALYAVLFLMATQSALFGPSKYGIVPELIDREQLSRANSLLETLTYLAIILGTALAPLLVQLSSASYRTAALACILFAILGLICSWRIEATPAADAGRLVSPRILSEIKGSLLELKQDGYLLLAVLGSAYFLFLGAFAQINLIPFGMQVHGLTQEQSGYLFLVAALGIGAGSLLAGRLSGRNVEFGIVPLGALGLALSTGGLALLPASLPVHLLLILLLGLSAGLFLVPLQAFIQLRAPREKLGRILAAASFLSWCGVLLASLLSVILSGLCGLSAAQSFLVLGLLTLGLTLLSLWILPDFLLRFIVLLVMKLGYRLKISGDHNLPGEGPALLVSNHVSWIDALLLLATQQRRIRFIMHRDIYNLKLLQPLFRLMQVIPVAADDSRRQKVEFIKTARQALDDGYLVCIFAEGMITRSGMLLQFKSGLEAIVRGTDHPIVPVYIGGAWGSIFSYAHGKLLSKLPTSLPYPVRILFGTPLPTTSSAAEVQQAVAELAYQYFQGQKGQRKPLIEQFIDTARSNWWRPALSDSSGQQLTYGRSLTATLLLARRLEARLGAEQMVGLLLPPSVGGALANLAVPLLGKVPVNINYTASTQAVSSAYQQCGIRTLLTSKRFLDRFSELPLPEQVLYLEDLLLPATKPELARLLVQARCWPRRLLLRGSGQGMGQGGDELATVIFSSGSTGMPKGVMLSQHNILSNLEAIRMVAATSPQDNVCGALPFFHALGFTATLWLPLISGFSASYHVNPMEAPAITKLVRQHRSTLLLTTPTFLATYMRRASSEDFSSLRLVVTGAEKLKAQLADAFAEKYALRPLEGYGATELAPLITLSLPDIKRDDIHQPGNKIGSVGRPIPGVLLQVVDPASHEPVAQGEEGLILVKGPNLMNGYLNDSARTAAAIIDGWYVSGDIGRVDRDGFLFITDRLARFSKIGGEMVPHIRIEEALCQALQLSGNCLAVTAVADSRKGEKLVVLHTEEAGSREDLQRALAGCDLPNLWRPASDSFLPVAELPLLGSGKLDLKGLRQLAEEGLAAAGSRIQS; encoded by the coding sequence ATGACCCGTAAGCTAACAACGTCTTTCAACTGGTTGAACGCGACCCAATTTTTCGGGGCGCTGAACGATAACTTACTCAAACTGCTGATTGTTTTTTATCTGATCGCGGTTAAGGGCCCAGACTCCGCGGCCATGGTCGCGGCCACGGCCGGGGGGCTGTTTGTCGTGCCGTTCCTGCTCTTTTCGGCACCGGCCGGTGCGCTGGCTGATCGGCTCAGCAAGAGGACAATTGTGGTGGCCATGAAAGGCGCTGAATGCCTGATCGCTCTGCTCGCCGTCCTGGCCTTTGCGGTGGGCAGCGCGACAGCTCTTTACGCGGTGCTGTTTCTGATGGCGACCCAGAGCGCTCTGTTCGGACCGTCCAAGTACGGGATCGTGCCGGAGCTGATCGACCGGGAGCAGCTTTCCAGGGCCAACAGTCTGCTGGAAACCTTGACCTACCTGGCGATTATTCTTGGCACGGCCCTCGCGCCGCTGCTGGTGCAGTTAAGCAGTGCCAGCTATCGGACCGCGGCGCTGGCCTGCATCCTCTTTGCGATCCTCGGCCTGATCTGCAGTTGGCGGATCGAGGCGACCCCGGCGGCGGATGCCGGACGGCTGGTCTCGCCGCGGATCCTGAGCGAGATCAAAGGATCGTTGCTTGAACTCAAACAAGACGGGTATCTGCTGCTGGCGGTGCTCGGCTCGGCCTATTTCCTGTTTCTCGGCGCTTTTGCCCAGATTAACCTGATCCCCTTCGGTATGCAGGTGCACGGCCTGACTCAGGAGCAGAGCGGGTATCTGTTTCTGGTTGCGGCTCTGGGCATCGGCGCTGGTTCGCTCTTGGCCGGGCGGTTATCAGGACGCAACGTCGAGTTCGGGATTGTGCCCCTCGGGGCGTTGGGGTTGGCCCTGAGTACCGGCGGCCTGGCCCTGCTACCGGCCAGTCTGCCCGTCCATCTCCTGTTGATCCTGTTGCTGGGGCTCAGTGCCGGCCTGTTCCTGGTTCCGCTGCAGGCTTTTATCCAACTGCGGGCTCCGCGTGAAAAACTCGGCCGGATTCTGGCGGCTGCCAGCTTTTTAAGCTGGTGCGGAGTGTTGCTGGCGTCCCTCTTGTCGGTGATCCTGAGTGGACTCTGCGGACTCTCCGCGGCCCAGTCTTTTCTGGTGTTGGGGCTGCTGACCCTGGGATTGACCTTGCTCAGCCTGTGGATTTTGCCCGACTTCCTGCTCCGCTTTATTGTTCTGCTGGTGATGAAGCTGGGTTATCGGCTGAAAATCAGCGGCGATCACAACCTGCCCGGAGAGGGGCCGGCTCTGTTGGTTTCCAATCATGTTTCCTGGATCGACGCCCTGCTGCTCCTGGCGACCCAGCAGCGCCGCATCCGTTTCATTATGCACCGTGATATCTATAACCTGAAGCTGCTGCAGCCGCTGTTTCGGTTGATGCAGGTGATCCCGGTGGCCGCCGACGATTCGCGGCGGCAAAAAGTTGAATTTATAAAAACCGCCCGCCAGGCCCTGGACGACGGGTATCTGGTCTGTATCTTCGCCGAAGGGATGATCACCCGCAGCGGCATGCTGCTGCAATTCAAAAGCGGACTGGAAGCCATCGTCAGAGGGACCGATCATCCCATCGTTCCGGTTTACATCGGTGGCGCCTGGGGGAGTATTTTCAGCTATGCCCACGGCAAGCTGCTCAGTAAGCTTCCCACCAGTCTGCCCTATCCGGTCAGGATTCTTTTCGGTACCCCGCTGCCGACAACCAGTTCGGCTGCAGAGGTGCAACAGGCGGTTGCCGAACTGGCTTATCAGTACTTCCAGGGGCAGAAAGGACAACGCAAACCCCTGATCGAGCAGTTTATCGACACCGCCCGGTCCAATTGGTGGCGCCCCGCCCTGAGTGACAGCAGCGGCCAACAGCTGACGTACGGTCGCAGCCTGACCGCGACCCTGTTGCTGGCCCGGCGGCTGGAAGCCCGGCTGGGTGCAGAGCAGATGGTGGGGCTGCTGCTGCCGCCGTCAGTCGGCGGCGCGCTGGCCAACCTGGCGGTGCCGTTGCTGGGCAAAGTGCCGGTCAATATCAATTACACCGCCTCTACCCAGGCCGTGTCCTCGGCTTACCAGCAATGCGGCATCCGCACCCTGCTGACCAGTAAGCGGTTTCTGGACCGGTTTAGCGAACTGCCGCTGCCCGAACAGGTTCTTTATCTGGAGGACCTGCTGCTGCCGGCGACTAAGCCTGAATTGGCCAGGCTGCTGGTGCAGGCACGCTGCTGGCCGCGTCGGCTGTTACTGCGGGGAAGCGGGCAGGGGATGGGGCAGGGCGGCGACGAGCTGGCCACGGTGATTTTCTCTTCCGGGAGTACCGGCATGCCGAAGGGGGTGATGCTCAGCCAGCATAATATTCTCTCCAACCTGGAGGCAATTCGCATGGTCGCCGCGACCTCGCCGCAGGACAATGTTTGTGGCGCGCTCCCCTTTTTCCATGCCCTCGGTTTTACCGCGACCCTGTGGCTACCCCTGATCAGCGGCTTTTCCGCCAGTTACCATGTCAATCCCATGGAGGCGCCCGCGATCACCAAGCTGGTGCGGCAGCACCGCTCGACCTTGCTGTTGACGACGCCGACCTTTCTCGCCACCTATATGCGGCGGGCGAGCAGCGAAGATTTCAGTAGCCTGCGCCTGGTGGTGACCGGAGCCGAAAAGTTGAAAGCCCAGCTGGCTGATGCCTTTGCCGAAAAATACGCTCTGCGCCCCCTGGAAGGCTATGGCGCCACGGAGCTGGCACCGCTGATTACTCTGAGTCTGCCCGATATCAAGCGGGACGACATCCACCAGCCCGGCAACAAGATCGGCAGTGTCGGGCGGCCGATCCCCGGAGTGCTGCTGCAGGTGGTCGATCCTGCCAGCCATGAACCGGTGGCGCAGGGGGAGGAAGGGTTGATCCTGGTGAAAGGGCCGAACCTGATGAACGGTTACCTGAACGACTCGGCCAGGACCGCCGCGGCGATTATCGACGGCTGGTACGTCAGTGGTGATATCGGCCGGGTCGACCGGGACGGCTTTCTGTTTATTACCGACCGACTGGCCCGTTTCAGCAAAATCGGCGGGGAGATGGTTCCCCATATCAGGATTGAAGAAGCCCTATGTCAGGCCCTTCAGCTGAGCGGAAACTGCCTGGCCGTGACCGCGGTCGCCGATTCGCGCAAGGGGGAAAAACTGGTGGTGCTGCATACCGAGGAAGCCGGCAGTCGGGAGGACCTGCAGCGCGCCCTGGCTGGCTGTGACCTGCCCAATCTGTGGCGACCGGCGAGCGACTCTTTTCTCCCAGTAGCCGAGCTGCCCCTGCTGGGCAGCGGCAAACTTGACCTGAAGGGGCTGCGCCAACTGGCTGAAGAGGGGTTGGCCGCAGCCGGGAGCAGGATTCAGAGCTGA